In the Dama dama isolate Ldn47 chromosome 13, ASM3311817v1, whole genome shotgun sequence genome, one interval contains:
- the TEX22 gene encoding testis-expressed protein 22 — protein MDSRECSLRAFLRKKAELQPSQEKRQPSGPPSPVMAWGSPGAQSSSQQELQTQDWVCEPQDTWRQSHRRWSVSIDERRRLTMLGRGEKPGLAGAPPSCRDLARIVAQLVSEDVDKDVLFPHPPRSSESTNAFQAFLVRSKPFWHNVTLEAPASRSPPS, from the exons ATGGACAGCAGGGAGTGTTCGCTTAGGGCTTTCCTGAGGAAGAAAGCAGAGTTGCAGCCTTCCCAGGAGAAGAGGCAGCCTTCGGGGCCACCAAGCCCAGTGATGGCCTGGGGCTCGCCAGGTGCCCAGAGCAGCAGTCAGCAGGAGCTGCAGACTCAGGACTGG GTGTGCGAGCCGCAGGACACCTGGCGCCAGAGCCACCGCCGCTGGAGCGTCAGCATAGATGAGCGCCGGAGGCTGACCATGCTGGGCCGCGGCGAGAAGCCGGGCCTCGCGGGGGCGCCCCCCTCCTGCAGG GACCTCGCGCGGATCGTGGCCCAGCTGGTGTCCGAGGACGTGGACAAGGACGTGCTCTTCCCCCACCCGCCGAGGTCCTCCGAGTCCACCAACGCCTTCCAAGCCTTCCTGGTCCGGAGCAAGCCTTTCTGGCACAACGTGACTCTGGAGGCCCCGGCTTCGAGGTCGCCGCCCTCCTAA